In the genome of Criblamydia sequanensis CRIB-18, one region contains:
- a CDS encoding M16 family metallopeptidase — protein sequence MISVKSLTIHFFVLLGLTFPSLKANECEDTFESEKSVDAIKNEKVTDLKLSNGMRVLLKKTDFDSDEFFIQMVAKGGALGLPESERPLANLSHETVWAAGLGDYSNDQLNSLMYRKGVELSSRIDKFSRVIEGNSTSEGAETLFNLIHLLFTKPNFSKESLSEVLKETIDASKLRHFDFENNFEDLSKSLNAPSFSGFQHPSLKNISKDISIEQIKNNYTKSVEDPGEWQTVIVGDFDLEEMTKLIHRYFENIPAKKNIVWPRYSQDAGNPSFPKDITRKKISNGKRGDSLTRMTFPIPFAINAENYNTVMGIIQLIEIHLRNKIQSEFKKTQGLDVSLEFPFFPYKDNLWLFVQFRSKPQDTERIETLVIQGIQDLAQIGPTEDELNLLKEQQTNTDELWMKHNCYWQANLMNYLLWGWDPKKFSKEDLFLNATPKMVQNWIEENINLKNYSILIASP from the coding sequence ATGATTTCAGTAAAAAGTCTTACGATTCACTTTTTTGTACTCCTCGGCCTCACATTTCCCTCCTTAAAAGCCAATGAATGCGAAGACACTTTCGAATCTGAAAAGTCAGTAGATGCAATTAAAAATGAGAAAGTTACGGATCTTAAACTTTCAAATGGCATGAGGGTTCTACTTAAAAAAACGGATTTTGATAGTGACGAATTTTTTATCCAAATGGTTGCCAAAGGAGGCGCTTTAGGCTTACCGGAAAGCGAGAGGCCTTTAGCAAATCTTTCTCATGAAACAGTTTGGGCAGCAGGCCTTGGAGATTATTCTAATGATCAACTCAATAGTTTGATGTATCGAAAGGGCGTTGAACTATCGTCACGAATTGATAAATTCAGCCGCGTGATAGAAGGCAATTCAACAAGTGAAGGGGCTGAAACCCTTTTTAATCTGATTCATTTGCTTTTTACAAAACCTAACTTTTCAAAAGAAAGCTTATCTGAGGTTTTAAAAGAAACCATCGATGCCTCCAAACTAAGACATTTTGATTTTGAAAATAATTTTGAGGATTTATCCAAGTCTTTAAATGCCCCTTCTTTTTCAGGTTTTCAACATCCTTCTCTTAAAAATATTTCAAAAGACATTTCAATTGAACAGATTAAAAATAATTATACAAAAAGTGTTGAAGATCCAGGCGAATGGCAAACGGTGATTGTTGGAGATTTTGATCTTGAAGAGATGACAAAACTCATCCATCGCTATTTTGAAAATATTCCCGCTAAAAAAAATATCGTTTGGCCGAGATACTCTCAGGACGCGGGGAATCCTTCTTTTCCAAAAGACATCACAAGAAAAAAAATTTCAAACGGAAAAAGAGGGGATTCTTTAACTCGCATGACATTTCCCATTCCTTTTGCAATCAATGCCGAAAATTATAATACCGTAATGGGAATCATTCAATTAATTGAGATTCATTTAAGGAATAAGATCCAAAGCGAGTTTAAAAAAACACAAGGACTTGATGTGTCTCTTGAGTTTCCATTCTTTCCTTATAAAGATAATTTGTGGCTTTTCGTACAGTTTAGAAGCAAGCCGCAAGATACTGAAAGAATTGAAACATTAGTAATACAAGGTATTCAGGATTTGGCTCAAATAGGGCCGACAGAAGATGAGCTCAATTTATTAAAAGAGCAGCAAACAAATACCGATGAGCTTTGGATGAAGCATAACTGTTATTGGCAAGCCAATCTTATGAATTACTTGCTTTGGGGCTGGGATCCAAAAAAGTTTTCTAAAGAAGACCTCTTCTTAAATGCGACACCTAAAATGGTTCAAAATTGGATTGAAGAAAATATCAATCTAAAAAATTATTCCATTTTAATCGCCTCTCCATAA
- a CDS encoding NUDIX hydrolase, whose product MSCDNKLYRGAGVAGILFNQNGHILLIKRRDVPIWVLPGGGIDKDEKASQAILREFFEETGLSINVKRLVAEYIPSGFFSRHTLVYECELKEGSPKIGEEALDIGFFPLNNLPKITFPIHLLWVQQALKNEGPIQSKTEGLSIATLFMYSMTHPILVLRFLLSRMGIPFNN is encoded by the coding sequence ATGTCTTGCGACAACAAACTTTATAGAGGTGCTGGAGTTGCAGGAATTCTTTTTAATCAAAACGGTCATATCCTATTAATCAAAAGAAGAGATGTCCCAATCTGGGTTTTACCGGGCGGCGGAATTGACAAAGATGAAAAAGCCTCTCAAGCTATTTTAAGAGAATTTTTCGAAGAAACAGGATTGTCCATCAACGTTAAACGGCTTGTAGCTGAGTATATCCCTTCAGGATTTTTTTCAAGGCACACTCTTGTTTATGAATGCGAGCTAAAAGAAGGCTCTCCCAAAATTGGAGAAGAAGCTTTAGACATTGGTTTTTTCCCTTTAAATAATCTTCCGAAAATCACCTTTCCCATACACTTACTTTGGGTTCAGCAAGCTCTTAAAAATGAAGGTCCAATCCAATCTAAAACAGAAGGCTTATCGATTGCGACATTATTTATGTATTCGATGACACATCCAATTCTTGTCTTAAGGTTTCTTTTATCCCGAATGGGCATTCCTTTTAATAATTGA
- the abc-f gene encoding ribosomal protection-like ABC-F family protein, translating to MSIALIQLIQLSKSYTKKIILDGVFLSINEGDCFALIGENGSGKSTLLKILAGVLPPDDEDCLQKNGELEINFLSQEMLEFDRSKTVREFLYNENLIEIEGELKKLEENLDDPSQLEKWSKLHEQFEKKGGYHRTPLEPILQDFKVNQLLNLPLSELSSGQRMRVHLARIFSNESDLLLLDEPTNHLDKESVALIIEKIKARKKATLIVSHDRSFLNKTCNRLIEIENGKLKVYGGNYDFYLQEKERFLESRLKVYEETKARLKEVRKKICHTTFSKAKPKAPKDRDIIAYDSRGGRNQKSQKRALDDLKAKESQLEKNLISNPKPNNIPKFRFIAPPLQSPFAIEIDSITKGFEGKIIFSNLSKFLYPTDRVILQGPNGAGKTTLMKCLYGLLPLDSGKIVKAKNISIAYLDQEIENLDLKKTASEYFLNKYSMSEETLRSELQKIGFENHDFLKRPFGALSVGQRKKMMLLSMIWLKPNVLFLDEPTNHLDLVTLEAFEKALLQFEGAIIAISHDETFAQKIATDYWFLGTR from the coding sequence ATGAGCATTGCGCTTATTCAACTTATCCAACTATCTAAATCCTACACAAAAAAAATTATTCTAGATGGCGTCTTCCTTTCGATCAATGAAGGCGATTGTTTTGCCTTAATCGGAGAAAATGGCTCCGGAAAATCCACTCTTTTAAAAATTTTAGCGGGGGTTCTTCCACCTGATGATGAAGACTGCCTTCAAAAAAATGGCGAGTTAGAAATCAATTTTCTTTCCCAAGAAATGCTTGAGTTTGACCGATCAAAAACAGTACGGGAATTCTTATATAATGAAAACCTAATCGAAATTGAGGGGGAACTCAAAAAGCTGGAAGAAAATTTAGACGATCCTTCGCAACTAGAAAAATGGAGCAAACTTCACGAGCAATTTGAAAAAAAAGGCGGCTATCACCGCACACCTCTAGAACCTATTCTTCAAGACTTTAAGGTTAATCAACTTCTAAATCTTCCTCTATCTGAATTAAGTTCTGGTCAACGCATGAGAGTTCATCTTGCGAGAATCTTCTCAAATGAAAGTGATCTATTGCTTTTAGATGAGCCTACCAATCATCTGGATAAAGAATCAGTCGCATTAATTATTGAAAAAATTAAAGCTCGAAAGAAAGCCACCCTAATTGTCTCACATGATCGTTCTTTTCTAAATAAAACTTGCAATCGGTTAATTGAAATCGAGAACGGAAAATTAAAAGTTTATGGCGGAAATTATGATTTCTATCTCCAAGAAAAGGAGCGTTTTTTAGAAAGCAGGTTAAAAGTTTACGAAGAAACAAAAGCCAGGTTAAAAGAGGTTAGAAAAAAAATTTGCCATACTACTTTTTCAAAAGCAAAACCAAAAGCCCCTAAAGATCGTGATATCATAGCCTACGATAGTCGCGGCGGAAGAAATCAAAAATCCCAAAAACGAGCTCTTGACGATCTCAAAGCTAAAGAATCCCAATTAGAAAAAAATCTAATTTCAAATCCCAAACCTAATAATATTCCAAAATTTAGATTTATAGCTCCTCCACTTCAATCTCCTTTTGCCATTGAAATAGATTCAATAACTAAAGGTTTTGAAGGAAAAATTATTTTTTCCAACCTATCAAAATTTCTCTATCCAACAGATAGAGTGATTCTACAAGGACCAAATGGGGCCGGCAAAACGACACTAATGAAATGTTTATATGGTTTATTGCCGCTGGATTCGGGAAAAATTGTCAAAGCTAAAAATATAAGTATCGCTTACCTTGACCAAGAAATCGAAAACTTAGACTTAAAAAAAACAGCTTCAGAATATTTTTTAAATAAATATTCAATGAGTGAAGAGACGCTACGTTCAGAGCTTCAAAAAATTGGATTTGAAAATCATGACTTTTTAAAGAGGCCTTTCGGGGCATTGAGTGTTGGTCAAAGAAAAAAAATGATGCTTCTTTCTATGATTTGGTTAAAACCAAACGTCCTTTTTTTAGATGAACCCACAAACCACCTTGATTTAGTGACATTAGAAGCTTTTGAGAAAGCTTTACTTCAATTTGAAGGAGCTATCATAGCGATTTCTCATGACGAAACCTTTGCTCAAAAAATAGCTACCGACTATTGGTTTTTGGGTACAAGGTAA
- a CDS encoding superoxide dismutase [Ni] produces the protein MKKFSFLLLFYLSAYQSALSAHCQMPCGIYHDDMVYDMIDQYVETMHKAITELNTIKLDTAFDKNQYIRWIIQKDKQSDDAANLITTYFLQQKIKPGDEDTPKKLASAHKLLFMMVAIKQNCDVKLVHQFMEEWDKFKLMFHREGYECKIEQIKLKKWKEESERLKKQEAMENSKKPEKKPIASEK, from the coding sequence ATGAAAAAATTTTCATTTTTATTGCTTTTTTACCTTTCTGCTTACCAATCAGCTTTATCCGCTCATTGCCAAATGCCTTGCGGGATTTATCATGACGATATGGTTTATGATATGATCGATCAATATGTGGAAACGATGCATAAAGCAATAACTGAGCTGAATACTATTAAACTTGATACCGCTTTCGATAAAAATCAATATATCCGTTGGATCATTCAAAAAGATAAGCAATCCGACGACGCTGCAAACTTGATCACCACCTATTTTTTACAGCAAAAAATAAAGCCTGGCGATGAAGATACACCAAAAAAATTAGCTTCGGCCCACAAACTTCTTTTTATGATGGTCGCTATTAAACAAAATTGCGATGTCAAATTAGTGCATCAGTTCATGGAAGAATGGGACAAATTCAAGCTTATGTTCCATAGGGAAGGCTATGAGTGTAAAATTGAACAGATTAAGCTTAAGAAGTGGAAAGAAGAATCAGAGCGGCTAAAAAAACAAGAAGCAATGGAAAATAGCAAAAAACCAGAGAAAAAGCCCATTGCTTCAGAGAAATAA
- a CDS encoding hemolysin family protein, translating into MEIILPFLSIILLGLSAYFSSSEVALFSLSPPQVKVFQKSRDNRKHLIAKLIHRSRDLLVTVFIMNTVVNILLQNTFSSMFQNFSGWALKVGFPLLLTLIFGEIIPKNYGLQNNISLSQKVAPSIYWLQKALDPIRKGVVFLTQFVSQTFFFYLRKGESISQEELIHALEASKESGVLTEEEADLALGYLNLQNKTVREVMRPKEDILYYSVNEPLSKLVYLFVDQECSRVPICEKQLDEVVGIISAKQFFINRQKINQPDDLHKFAEKPFFIPETISARILLKKFESTGKHFAIVVDEYGSISGIITDEDIAEVVVGDISDLRDAEVNYTKQSQNEIIASGKMDIVELIDIFEDPLPNPQNMVTVGGWLMAKIGEIPRVGSQIETECYLFKVLSSEPHKIKKIYIRHKKGQLKANHEL; encoded by the coding sequence ATGGAAATAATTCTCCCCTTTCTATCAATTATATTACTTGGGCTCTCCGCCTATTTTTCTTCATCAGAAGTCGCTCTCTTTTCTTTATCGCCTCCGCAAGTAAAGGTTTTTCAAAAAAGCCGCGATAATCGAAAACATCTTATCGCTAAACTTATCCATAGGTCGAGGGATTTATTAGTTACTGTATTTATCATGAATACAGTTGTAAATATACTCCTTCAGAACACTTTCTCTTCCATGTTTCAAAACTTTTCAGGATGGGCTTTAAAAGTTGGCTTTCCCCTTCTATTAACCCTTATTTTCGGGGAGATTATTCCAAAAAACTACGGTTTACAAAATAATATTAGCCTTTCACAGAAAGTAGCGCCAAGTATTTATTGGCTCCAAAAAGCTTTAGATCCTATTAGAAAAGGGGTGGTCTTTTTAACCCAATTTGTCTCCCAGACTTTTTTCTTTTATTTAAGAAAAGGCGAATCCATTTCTCAAGAAGAGCTCATTCATGCGCTTGAAGCCTCAAAAGAGTCCGGTGTTCTAACAGAGGAAGAAGCAGATCTAGCGCTAGGCTATCTCAATTTACAAAATAAGACTGTAAGAGAAGTGATGCGGCCTAAAGAGGATATTTTATATTATAGTGTTAATGAACCTCTCTCTAAATTGGTTTATCTTTTTGTTGATCAAGAATGTTCTAGAGTTCCCATTTGCGAGAAACAGCTGGATGAAGTAGTTGGGATTATTTCAGCTAAACAGTTTTTTATTAATAGACAAAAAATTAATCAACCTGACGATTTACACAAATTTGCTGAAAAGCCTTTTTTCATTCCGGAAACTATCTCCGCTAGAATTTTACTTAAAAAATTTGAAAGCACCGGGAAGCATTTTGCCATTGTAGTGGATGAATATGGCTCAATTAGCGGGATTATCACAGATGAAGATATAGCAGAAGTTGTCGTTGGGGATATATCGGATCTTAGAGATGCGGAAGTTAATTACACGAAACAGAGTCAAAATGAAATCATAGCTTCCGGTAAAATGGATATTGTAGAACTTATTGATATTTTCGAGGATCCATTGCCTAATCCGCAAAATATGGTGACTGTCGGAGGATGGCTTATGGCAAAAATTGGTGAAATCCCAAGAGTCGGCTCACAAATTGAAACAGAATGCTATCTGTTCAAGGTCCTTTCAAGTGAACCTCATAAAATAAAGAAAATTTACATCCGTCATAAAAAAGGTCAGTTAAAAGCAAACCATGAGCTCTAG
- a CDS encoding hemolysin family protein, which produces MSSSAIFWLLANFLTIISLAFFSMFEMAAVSFNKVRLHFYVSKGLLRAKWLSELLQNPSKLFCTTLIGVNVSMFVGSECAREFHEALGINPNWSPLSQVLLVIIFGELAPMFAARHYPETVAMSGIPIIYFSSKLLSPLIYILSVISKFANKLMGSKKMEEDGLFLSQEELQKILEEQDEETPHESDHEDINVISSNIFRLRKKLVKDIMTPIQSIPSLPSNATIAQTVNLIKKNDLAYIAVYHDRKENIIGIAKPRDLIRASEAKRIRDYTRAPWFITENSRLTDVLKQFKRSQENIAVILNDRGIAVGITTLDSLLKEIFGQSERSPEEKSNMNLFLQDKTFPGNYTVGEFKRKYGILLAGEEDLTLSDLIKENLSHPAEVGDKVSIGNVDLMVKEASFLEIKSVSITSWPR; this is translated from the coding sequence ATGAGCTCTAGCGCTATTTTTTGGCTTTTGGCCAACTTTTTAACGATTATCAGCTTAGCCTTTTTCTCTATGTTTGAAATGGCGGCTGTCTCTTTCAATAAAGTCAGGCTTCACTTTTATGTTAGCAAAGGCTTGCTCCGCGCTAAGTGGCTTAGCGAGCTTTTACAAAATCCTTCTAAATTATTCTGTACTACGTTAATAGGCGTTAATGTTTCAATGTTTGTAGGTTCAGAATGCGCAAGGGAGTTTCATGAAGCGCTTGGCATAAATCCCAATTGGAGCCCTCTTTCCCAGGTGTTGCTAGTCATTATTTTTGGAGAATTAGCTCCCATGTTTGCAGCAAGGCACTACCCTGAAACTGTTGCTATGTCAGGAATCCCGATCATCTATTTTTCATCCAAATTATTATCCCCTTTGATCTACATATTAAGCGTTATTTCAAAATTTGCCAATAAGCTGATGGGAAGCAAAAAAATGGAGGAAGACGGGCTTTTCCTAAGCCAGGAAGAACTTCAAAAAATCCTGGAAGAGCAAGATGAGGAAACCCCGCATGAAAGTGACCATGAGGACATTAATGTTATATCCTCCAATATCTTCAGACTTAGAAAGAAACTCGTTAAAGATATAATGACTCCCATTCAATCCATACCAAGCCTTCCTTCAAATGCCACGATTGCCCAAACAGTCAATTTAATAAAAAAGAATGATCTGGCATATATAGCGGTTTATCATGATCGAAAAGAAAATATTATAGGAATCGCAAAGCCAAGGGATTTAATCCGCGCGAGTGAAGCTAAACGAATTAGAGATTATACTAGGGCGCCTTGGTTTATCACTGAAAACAGCAGGCTTACTGACGTGCTCAAGCAATTCAAAAGAAGCCAGGAAAATATTGCTGTTATTTTAAATGATAGAGGGATAGCCGTCGGTATTACTACTTTGGATTCTTTGCTGAAAGAAATCTTTGGACAGTCCGAAAGAAGTCCTGAAGAGAAAAGCAACATGAATCTCTTTCTACAAGACAAAACGTTCCCGGGTAATTATACGGTCGGTGAATTTAAAAGAAAGTATGGCATTTTACTTGCCGGTGAAGAGGATTTGACACTTTCCGATTTAATCAAGGAAAACTTAAGCCACCCGGCTGAAGTCGGTGATAAAGTAAGTATTGGCAACGTCGATTTGATGGTTAAAGAAGCTAGTTTTTTAGAAATAAAATCTGTTTCCATCACTAGCTGGCCGCGATAA
- a CDS encoding cysteine desulfurase family protein, protein MKRIYLDNNASTFIDPKVLEVLKQELEVSQGNPSSTHFFGQELKKKLANARSTIASAFNIKPSEIYFTSGATESANLIIRGLLDLSKPIHAVTTSIEHDAVYKTFKDLEKKGLKVSYVKPEKSGSVSLEAIKREVNPNTALIAVMAANNETGVINPIQSIAEFSESLKIPFFVDATQIIGKAAFTLHEGITAFCMSGHKIHGPKGIGMAFIRKKTPFSPLIAGGEQEFGKRGGTENSAAIVALAAAFTRLHESEGAIDRMSYLRDLFEKEILHRLKEVYINGGNPRICNTSNLCFKGVDGEALLTSLDLQGIAASHGSACSSGALKPSRILLEMGLEEKMARSSLRFSLSRFTEESEIREAIQIICTLVENFRSFSKS, encoded by the coding sequence ATGAAGAGAATCTATTTAGATAATAATGCCAGTACTTTTATTGATCCTAAAGTTTTAGAGGTTTTAAAACAGGAACTAGAAGTCTCTCAAGGTAATCCTTCCAGCACCCACTTTTTTGGACAGGAATTAAAGAAAAAGCTTGCAAATGCTCGTTCAACAATTGCATCCGCCTTTAACATAAAACCAAGCGAAATCTATTTTACGTCCGGCGCTACCGAATCTGCCAATTTGATAATTAGAGGACTTTTAGATCTTTCTAAACCGATTCATGCCGTTACAACAAGTATTGAACATGACGCTGTCTACAAAACCTTTAAGGATCTTGAAAAAAAAGGTTTGAAGGTTAGCTATGTAAAGCCTGAAAAATCAGGGTCGGTTTCATTAGAAGCCATTAAAAGAGAAGTTAATCCGAACACTGCTCTGATTGCAGTCATGGCAGCTAATAATGAAACCGGTGTTATCAACCCTATTCAATCAATTGCTGAATTTTCAGAAAGTCTTAAAATACCTTTTTTTGTAGACGCTACACAAATTATTGGCAAAGCTGCTTTTACCCTTCATGAGGGGATAACAGCTTTTTGTATGAGCGGACATAAGATTCATGGCCCTAAAGGAATCGGAATGGCTTTTATCCGAAAAAAAACGCCCTTTTCCCCTTTGATTGCCGGAGGGGAGCAAGAATTCGGTAAAAGGGGAGGAACGGAAAATTCTGCTGCCATCGTGGCATTAGCCGCAGCTTTTACAAGGTTGCATGAATCAGAGGGTGCTATAGATCGCATGAGTTATTTAAGGGATCTATTCGAAAAAGAAATTCTTCATCGGTTAAAAGAAGTTTATATAAATGGCGGGAATCCACGTATTTGCAATACCTCCAATCTTTGCTTCAAAGGGGTTGATGGAGAAGCGCTTCTTACAAGCCTTGATCTTCAAGGGATTGCTGCAAGCCATGGATCTGCTTGCTCATCGGGTGCTTTAAAGCCTTCTAGGATTTTACTTGAAATGGGTTTAGAGGAAAAAATGGCAAGGTCATCGCTGCGATTTTCACTTAGTCGATTTACAGAAGAGAGTGAGATTAGAGAAGCGATTCAGATCATTTGTACGCTTGTTGAAAATTTTCGATCTTTCAGCAAGTCCTAA
- a CDS encoding Stp1/IreP family PP2C-type Ser/Thr phosphatase: MEQKLMPFKIQVYGLSDIGLQRENNEDVWAELPEEHLYVLADGMGGHQAGEVASSEAVSCFCELMRKVLAKENRILNLKEMRFAIKSGIELVNQIIYEMGRGDEILLGMGTTLCCLHFHEEGIIYAHVGDSRIYRLRNDKLSQLTKDHSLLRELVDKGSISESDSKEFAYRNIITKAVGTEPYVTPTVQTTDYRNDDLYLMCSDGLTDLISKHEIETVLKENADLKNCAEVLVQAAKDKGGFDNITVVLLKLTT, from the coding sequence ATGGAACAAAAGTTAATGCCTTTCAAAATACAGGTATACGGTCTCTCTGATATTGGATTGCAGAGAGAGAACAATGAAGATGTTTGGGCAGAACTCCCGGAAGAACATCTTTACGTGCTTGCTGATGGGATGGGTGGCCACCAAGCAGGCGAAGTGGCCTCTTCTGAAGCGGTATCCTGTTTTTGCGAATTGATGCGGAAAGTTCTAGCAAAAGAAAATCGAATTCTGAATCTAAAAGAAATGCGTTTTGCCATTAAAAGCGGCATCGAACTTGTCAACCAAATCATCTATGAAATGGGAAGAGGTGATGAAATTCTTCTCGGAATGGGAACCACTCTATGTTGTTTACATTTTCATGAAGAGGGAATCATTTACGCGCATGTTGGAGACAGTCGGATTTACCGCTTAAGAAATGATAAGCTGAGTCAGCTGACTAAAGATCATTCCCTTTTAAGAGAACTTGTAGATAAAGGATCCATTAGCGAATCGGATTCAAAAGAATTTGCCTATAGGAATATCATTACTAAAGCAGTTGGAACAGAGCCTTATGTCACTCCAACTGTTCAAACTACTGATTACCGAAATGATGATCTTTACTTAATGTGTTCAGATGGGTTGACAGATCTCATTTCAAAGCATGAAATCGAAACGGTTTTAAAAGAAAATGCTGATCTTAAAAACTGCGCAGAAGTTTTAGTGCAAGCGGCTAAAGATAAAGGCGGTTTTGATAATATTACGGTCGTCCTTTTAAAACTTACTACTTAA
- a CDS encoding CPBP family intramembrane glutamic endopeptidase, producing the protein MSFVKLGELEFTETKPVSQITQINDLSLENFLITESFYFILSALAIFMAYRFGFFSYPKTNSNPKTKLWQVALAFLSVLLPTLVIPTILHSVSFNNIAFQSSLFWAVGLCQIAAALILAYTYIYQPDSATSKLKSFALGFLTWLLVFPQFLFVVLLFSELIRLTFPSYHFIEQSPVKQLLSVKDNPMAFYGVIFTIVIGAPIVEEVLFRGFLQNWFRSRLTKFPAIALTSLIFAFLHVTEEQQSTNYVLVPALFLLSCYLGHLYEREKTLLASIGLHMAFNTISLLFILSQLSGT; encoded by the coding sequence ATGTCTTTTGTAAAATTGGGTGAACTAGAATTTACAGAAACAAAGCCGGTATCTCAAATTACTCAAATTAACGATTTGAGTTTAGAGAATTTTTTGATTACGGAATCTTTTTATTTTATTCTTTCTGCTTTAGCAATTTTTATGGCCTATCGCTTCGGTTTCTTTAGCTACCCAAAAACGAATTCTAATCCCAAAACAAAGCTCTGGCAAGTAGCTCTTGCGTTTTTAAGTGTTCTTTTGCCAACCCTTGTAATCCCGACTATATTGCATTCTGTATCCTTCAATAATATAGCTTTTCAGTCCAGTTTGTTTTGGGCAGTGGGTTTATGTCAAATAGCTGCAGCTCTTATTTTAGCTTATACCTATATTTACCAACCTGATTCTGCTACGAGTAAGCTCAAAAGCTTTGCTTTGGGTTTTTTGACATGGCTGCTAGTTTTTCCTCAATTTCTCTTTGTCGTTCTTTTATTTTCAGAACTCATTCGATTAACCTTTCCCTCTTATCATTTTATCGAGCAAAGCCCCGTTAAGCAGCTATTATCAGTAAAAGACAATCCGATGGCTTTTTATGGAGTCATTTTCACAATTGTTATTGGAGCGCCAATTGTTGAAGAAGTTTTGTTTCGGGGGTTTTTACAAAATTGGTTTAGATCCAGGCTTACAAAATTTCCGGCCATAGCTTTGACCTCTCTCATTTTCGCTTTTTTACATGTAACAGAAGAGCAGCAATCGACAAATTATGTTTTAGTTCCGGCCCTCTTCTTGCTTTCCTGTTATTTGGGTCATTTGTATGAAAGGGAAAAAACACTTCTTGCATCGATTGGTCTTCATATGGCGTTTAACACTATCAGTTTATTGTTTATATTATCTCAACTTTCAGGAACTTAG
- the ubiE gene encoding bifunctional demethylmenaquinone methyltransferase/2-methoxy-6-polyprenyl-1,4-benzoquinol methylase UbiE — MDYSKTKPESIQYLFGNIANKYDKANAILSFGLHHFWNKKLVKELSSQKRKTYLDLCSGTGEIALRFVQSNPDSKKIILLDFCKEMLDIAEAKFNKPEMPKNIEYLVADAQKLPLDSKSIDLISMAYGIRNVKAPELAIREAYRVLAPGGKIAILELTKPDNRLLKFGHHLYLKGLLPIIGKFITENKKAYQYLCESIHQFVPPLEIKNKMQEAGFQQIKIKKLNFGIATLITAQKTDE, encoded by the coding sequence ATGGATTATTCAAAAACTAAACCTGAATCGATTCAATATCTATTTGGAAATATCGCAAATAAATACGATAAAGCAAATGCCATACTCTCTTTTGGCCTGCATCATTTTTGGAATAAGAAATTAGTTAAAGAACTTTCTTCGCAAAAAAGAAAAACTTATCTTGATCTCTGCTCCGGCACAGGTGAGATTGCACTCCGTTTTGTCCAAAGCAATCCGGATTCCAAAAAAATAATTCTTTTAGACTTTTGCAAAGAAATGCTCGATATTGCGGAAGCAAAATTTAATAAACCTGAAATGCCAAAAAATATTGAATATTTAGTGGCGGACGCACAAAAACTTCCCCTTGATTCGAAATCTATTGACTTAATTTCCATGGCTTACGGGATTAGAAATGTAAAAGCGCCTGAACTTGCTATCAGAGAAGCTTATCGTGTTTTAGCGCCCGGAGGGAAAATAGCAATACTTGAACTAACAAAGCCTGATAACCGTCTTCTTAAATTTGGACATCATCTTTATTTAAAAGGTTTGCTACCCATTATTGGAAAATTTATCACTGAAAACAAAAAAGCCTATCAATACCTTTGTGAAAGCATTCATCAATTTGTTCCACCTCTTGAAATTAAAAATAAAATGCAGGAGGCTGGGTTTCAGCAAATAAAAATTAAAAAATTAAACTTTGGAATAGCCACTTTGATCACAGCTCAAAAAACTGATGAATAA